A region from the Carcharodon carcharias isolate sCarCar2 chromosome 29, sCarCar2.pri, whole genome shotgun sequence genome encodes:
- the LOC121271045 gene encoding trypsin-like — translation MMTITLCILLYSAAASANLKIINGQNCSPHSQPWQVLLTFNGYRWCGGSLINDQWIVSAAHCYHPSSILVAHLGEHNLSHSEGTEQRIQVVKAIVHPNYNYRNFNNDILLLKLAWPATFDQYVRPIPLPSQCATAGTQCSTSGWGRLMINGGELPEVLQCLNQPILPDADCAKAYPLYFTDNMFCSGYWEGGQGTCQGDSGGPVVCNGELQGITSWGYHCAMKDHPGVFVKVCNYNNWIQAVMDEN, via the exons ATGATGACTATTACTCTCTGTATTCTTCTTTACTCAGCTGCTGCTTCTGCGAATCTGAAGATCATTAATGGCCAGAATTGTTCTCCTCACTCTCAGCCCTGGCAGGTTTTGCTGACCTTTAATGGGTATCGCTGGTGTGGGGGCTCCCTGATAAACGACCAGTGGATAGTGTCAGCTGCTCATTGTTACCACCC GTCCAGCATCCTCGTGGCTCATCTGGGCGagcacaacctctctcactccgaGGGGACGGAGCAGCGAATCCAAGTGGTCAAGGCCATCGTGCACCCCAATTACAACTACAGGAACTTCAACAACGACATCTTGCTGCTCAAACTGGCGTGGCCGGCCACATTCGACCAGTACGTCAGGCccatccctctgcccagccagtgTGCCACAGCAGGGACTCAATGCAGCACCTCTGGCTGGGGGAGACTCATGATTAACGGAG GTGAATTACCCGAAGTCCTACAGTGCCTGAATCAGCCCATCCTGCCTGATGCTGATTGCGCCAAAGCTTATCCACTCTACTTCACGGACAACATGTTCTGCTCAGGATACTGGGAGGGAGGTCAGGGCACATGCCAG GGAGACTCAGGGGGACCTGTGGTCTGTAATGGGGAGCTACAAGGCATTACTTCCTGGGGTTACCACTGTGCTATGAAGGATCATCCCGGTGTCTTTGTGAAAGTTTGTAACTACAACAATTGGATCCAAGCGGTCATGGATGAAAACTGA